A stretch of Candidatus Vicinibacter affinis DNA encodes these proteins:
- the ftcD gene encoding glutamate formimidoyltransferase produces the protein MKQKPIIECVPNFSEGRNPEIIQQIAKAIESVQGVKLLNVDPGASTNRTVITFAGGPEDVVEAAFQAIRMASQLIDMSMHKGEHPRMGATDVCPLIPISGISLAETAAYAKVLGERVGRELGIPVYLYEAAASAPHRRNLAEIRSGEYEGFAEKMKQEAWKPDFGPAEFNIRAGATVIGARDFLIAYNVNLNSKSVRLANEVAFDIRENGRPKRDPATQKLQKNETGEIERIPGSCPGVKAIGWYIEEYGYAQISMNLTDLQKTPLHIAFEECRRSADKYGLIVTGSELVGLVPRKALVDSGKYFLHKQKRSLGVTDEELIEIAIQSLGLNSVSVFEPNQRIIEYMLEEKKSPLANLTLTKFVEETASDSPAPGGGSVSAYAASMGAALATMVANLTAHKKGYEERLSYFSEIAAQGIQLSQELLQLVDEDTAAFNMIMEAFRLPKLTPEDKKDRKKAIKKATIIAIEVPLKTIKLASKALPLAKAMVENGNPNSISDAGVGALCLEAAIKGAALNVKINASGLEDQEMKKKYFEEADAHVSAATQETAAVLALVNDFISKS, from the coding sequence ATGAAACAAAAACCCATCATAGAATGTGTTCCAAATTTTAGTGAAGGTAGGAATCCTGAAATTATTCAACAAATTGCCAAGGCCATAGAAAGTGTGCAGGGAGTAAAACTGCTCAACGTCGATCCTGGTGCATCCACCAACAGAACTGTCATAACCTTTGCAGGAGGACCTGAAGATGTGGTAGAGGCAGCCTTTCAAGCCATTCGGATGGCCTCTCAACTCATAGACATGAGTATGCATAAGGGAGAGCATCCGCGGATGGGTGCAACCGATGTTTGTCCCCTCATCCCTATTTCCGGAATTAGCCTGGCAGAAACCGCCGCTTATGCGAAAGTCCTCGGTGAAAGGGTAGGAAGAGAGCTGGGAATTCCTGTTTATCTTTATGAAGCTGCTGCTTCGGCACCCCATCGTCGGAATCTTGCAGAAATCCGATCAGGCGAATATGAAGGATTTGCAGAGAAAATGAAGCAGGAGGCCTGGAAACCAGATTTTGGACCTGCAGAGTTTAATATAAGAGCTGGAGCAACAGTGATTGGAGCCAGGGATTTTCTAATTGCTTACAATGTAAATTTGAATTCAAAGTCTGTCAGATTGGCCAATGAAGTAGCCTTCGACATTCGAGAAAACGGGCGACCAAAGAGAGATCCGGCAACTCAGAAACTACAAAAAAATGAAACCGGGGAGATTGAAAGAATTCCAGGCTCCTGTCCGGGTGTAAAGGCCATTGGTTGGTATATTGAAGAGTATGGTTACGCGCAAATTTCAATGAACCTGACCGACCTTCAAAAGACACCTTTACACATTGCTTTTGAGGAGTGCAGGCGATCTGCTGACAAATATGGTCTTATAGTCACCGGTTCAGAGCTGGTTGGGCTCGTACCCAGGAAAGCGCTGGTCGATTCCGGGAAGTACTTTTTACACAAACAGAAAAGATCCCTCGGCGTAACAGATGAAGAATTAATCGAGATAGCCATACAATCATTGGGACTTAATTCAGTCTCTGTTTTTGAACCCAATCAAAGAATTATAGAATATATGCTTGAAGAAAAAAAATCGCCGTTGGCAAACTTAACCCTAACGAAATTTGTCGAAGAGACCGCTTCAGACAGTCCTGCTCCGGGTGGTGGCTCTGTAAGTGCATATGCTGCTTCAATGGGTGCTGCGTTGGCCACCATGGTGGCTAATCTCACCGCACATAAAAAGGGTTATGAAGAAAGATTGAGCTATTTCTCAGAAATTGCTGCACAAGGAATCCAATTGAGCCAGGAACTTCTGCAATTAGTGGATGAAGATACTGCCGCATTTAATATGATCATGGAAGCATTCCGTCTGCCAAAACTAACTCCGGAGGATAAAAAGGACAGAAAGAAAGCCATCAAAAAAGCTACCATTATTGCCATTGAGGTACCTCTCAAAACCATCAAACTGGCCAGCAAGGCATTGCCATTAGCGAAAGCTATGGTAGAAAACGGCAACCCTAATTCAATTTCGGATGCAGGTGTTGGGGCCTTGTGTTTAGAAGCCGCCATAAAAGGTGCTGCGCTGAATGTAAAGATCAACGCATCCGGACTGGAAGACCAGGAAATGAAAAAGAAATACTTTGAAGAAGCGGATGCTCATGTCTCGGCGGCAACACAAGAGACAGCAGCAGTTTTAGCGTTGGTAAATGATTTTATCAGTAAGTCTTAA
- a CDS encoding DUF2279 domain-containing protein, translating into MNKLFPVQRMIILMFILSVCSLGAQSSKNIFIKPADSLTKSRVYLAGGFTGLSYAVFSAGLYYAWYQNQNPGKFRFFNDWKEWRHMDKLGHVYNGYFQSDLIYQGARWTGMNNRQAMYYGVGISMLFQSTIEVFDGFSPKWGFSWPDMAANVIGSGIFLVQESLWREQKIYLKFSSNRLKYSRIPDLQSRADNLYGKSLGERLLKDYNGQTYWLSFNPFNWSVSQKNYWPRFLNIAIGYGAQNLYGGYHNEWTDLDGTTRKLDPVIYPRYSQYLLSFDLDLRKIPVKNPYLKSALRILNIFKIPFPTLEVNSLGKMKGYWFYY; encoded by the coding sequence ATGAATAAATTGTTCCCTGTACAGAGAATGATCATTTTGATGTTCATTCTTTCTGTTTGCAGTCTGGGTGCCCAATCTTCTAAAAACATATTTATAAAACCTGCAGACAGTCTTACAAAAAGCAGGGTTTATCTCGCCGGTGGATTCACAGGGTTAAGCTATGCGGTTTTTTCTGCCGGTCTGTATTATGCCTGGTACCAAAATCAAAATCCCGGAAAATTCCGATTTTTTAATGACTGGAAGGAATGGCGGCATATGGATAAACTGGGACATGTGTACAATGGGTATTTTCAAAGTGATTTAATTTATCAGGGTGCCCGATGGACCGGCATGAATAATCGTCAGGCAATGTATTACGGTGTAGGGATTTCTATGCTGTTTCAGTCCACCATTGAGGTTTTTGATGGTTTTAGCCCCAAATGGGGTTTTTCGTGGCCTGATATGGCCGCCAATGTCATCGGTTCCGGAATTTTTTTGGTTCAAGAATCGTTATGGCGAGAACAAAAAATTTATCTCAAATTTTCGTCCAACCGGTTAAAATATTCCAGAATCCCTGACCTTCAGTCCAGAGCCGATAATTTATATGGTAAGAGCCTGGGAGAACGGTTGTTAAAGGATTACAACGGTCAGACATATTGGCTCAGCTTTAATCCTTTTAATTGGAGCGTATCCCAAAAGAATTACTGGCCCCGATTCCTGAACATCGCCATTGGATATGGGGCACAAAACCTATACGGAGGGTATCACAATGAATGGACGGACCTTGATGGAACTACCAGAAAGTTGGACCCTGTAATCTATCCCCGCTATTCACAATACCTCCTTTCATTCGACTTAGACCTGAGAAAAATTCCTGTAAAAAATCCTTATCTGAAATCAGCTCTTCGAATACTGAATATTTTTAAAATTCCATTTCCGACACTGGAGGTCAATAGTCTTGGCAAAATGAAAGGGTATTGGTTTTATTATTGA
- a CDS encoding adenosylhomocysteinase has protein sequence MEQVANQLKFKVKDLNLADWGRKEIELAEAEMPGLMSLREKYGKVKPLSGARIAGCLHMTIQTAVLIETLIELGAEVSWSSCNIFSTQDHAAAAIAARGIPVYAWKGMNNEEFDWCIEQTLFAFKDGQPLNMILDDGGDLTNMVLDRFPELIAGIKGISEETTTGVLRLYERVQKGTLSMPAININDSVTKSKFDNKYGCKESCVDAIRRATDLMMAGKVAVVAGYGDVGKGSAASLRGAGCRVIVTEIDPICALQAAMDGYQVLKMDNAVKLANIVVTATGNRDILVGRHFKLMKDKTVVCNIGHFDNEIDVAWLNTNFGNTKVEIKPQVDKYTVDGKDIILLAEGRLVNLGCATGHPSFVMSNSFTNQVIAQMELWSNHGSYENKVYTLPKHLDEQVARLHLNKIGVELETLEDHQASYIGVKKEGPYKPEYYRY, from the coding sequence ATGGAACAAGTTGCTAATCAACTGAAATTTAAAGTGAAAGACCTTAATCTGGCAGATTGGGGAAGAAAAGAGATCGAACTTGCCGAGGCTGAAATGCCGGGTCTGATGTCTCTTAGAGAAAAATATGGTAAAGTGAAACCCCTCAGTGGTGCAAGAATCGCAGGATGTCTTCACATGACCATTCAGACGGCTGTTTTAATTGAGACACTGATCGAGCTTGGTGCAGAAGTAAGTTGGTCTTCCTGTAACATCTTCTCTACACAGGATCATGCCGCTGCGGCAATTGCTGCCAGGGGGATTCCGGTATATGCATGGAAGGGAATGAACAATGAAGAATTCGACTGGTGCATCGAGCAGACTTTATTTGCTTTTAAAGATGGTCAGCCACTTAACATGATCCTCGATGATGGAGGAGACCTTACCAATATGGTTTTGGATCGTTTTCCGGAATTAATTGCAGGGATTAAAGGAATTTCTGAAGAGACCACTACGGGTGTATTGAGACTTTATGAAAGAGTACAAAAAGGTACCCTAAGCATGCCCGCCATCAACATCAATGACTCTGTTACAAAATCTAAATTTGACAATAAATACGGTTGCAAAGAATCTTGTGTAGATGCAATACGAAGAGCTACTGACTTAATGATGGCCGGAAAAGTAGCAGTGGTGGCAGGATATGGTGATGTGGGCAAAGGCTCCGCTGCCTCTCTTAGAGGTGCAGGGTGCCGCGTCATAGTTACTGAAATTGATCCTATCTGTGCGCTACAAGCCGCTATGGACGGTTACCAGGTCCTTAAAATGGACAATGCCGTGAAATTAGCCAACATCGTGGTAACTGCAACTGGAAACCGTGACATCCTGGTGGGACGTCATTTCAAATTGATGAAAGACAAAACAGTAGTCTGCAACATCGGCCATTTTGACAATGAAATTGATGTGGCCTGGTTGAATACCAATTTTGGAAATACTAAAGTTGAAATCAAACCTCAGGTCGATAAATATACCGTAGATGGTAAAGACATCATCCTTCTTGCAGAAGGAAGACTGGTGAATCTGGGATGTGCAACTGGACATCCTTCGTTTGTAATGTCGAATTCATTTACCAATCAGGTAATTGCGCAAATGGAATTGTGGTCTAACCATGGCAGCTACGAAAATAAAGTTTACACCTTGCCAAAACATTTGGATGAGCAGGTAGCCAGATTACATCTAAATAAAATCGGTGTCGAACTGGAAACTCTTGAAGACCATCAGGCAAGTTATATTGGGGTAAAAAAAGAAGGTCCTTACAAACCGGAATACTACCGTTATTAA